From Acidothermus cellulolyticus 11B, a single genomic window includes:
- a CDS encoding acyl-CoA dehydrogenase family protein: MRSSRYDYFLDDHYAALRSLVEEFAHDEVAPKAAALDAAEEFPYELVAQMARLGLFGLPFPEEYGGSGGDYFALCLAVEELARVDSSLAITLEAAVSLGAMPIYRFGTEEQRRRWLPPLARGERLGAFGLTEPGGGSDAGATATRAVPDGDGWRIRGTKAFITNAGTEITSVITVTAITGQRDGEKEISSFIVPVPSSGLTVSPPYSKVGWHASDTRQVFLDDVYVPADHLLGDRGRGYANFLAILDEGRIAIAALAVGLAQGCLDEALRYAGERHAFGRPIGAFQAIQFKLADMAARVHTARLAYYDAARRMLAGKPFKDQAAIAKLYASDVAVCNARDATQIFGGAGFINETPVARFWRDAKILEIGEGTSEVQRMVIARGLGLPT; encoded by the coding sequence ATGCGCTCCTCGCGATACGACTACTTCTTGGACGACCACTACGCCGCGCTGCGTTCCCTTGTCGAAGAATTCGCCCATGATGAAGTGGCGCCGAAGGCGGCGGCGCTTGATGCGGCCGAGGAGTTCCCGTACGAGCTCGTCGCTCAGATGGCCCGGCTTGGCCTCTTCGGCCTCCCGTTCCCGGAGGAGTACGGCGGGTCCGGCGGTGATTACTTCGCGCTCTGTCTTGCCGTCGAGGAGCTGGCCCGCGTTGATTCGTCGCTTGCCATCACCCTCGAAGCTGCAGTGAGCCTCGGTGCCATGCCGATCTACCGCTTCGGCACGGAGGAGCAGCGCCGTCGCTGGCTGCCGCCGTTGGCGCGCGGCGAACGGCTCGGTGCGTTCGGGCTCACCGAACCGGGCGGGGGAAGCGACGCGGGTGCGACCGCGACCCGGGCGGTTCCGGACGGCGACGGGTGGCGGATTCGCGGCACGAAAGCGTTCATCACCAACGCCGGCACAGAGATAACCAGTGTGATCACTGTGACCGCGATCACCGGGCAGCGGGATGGGGAGAAAGAAATCTCCTCGTTCATCGTTCCGGTGCCGAGTTCCGGCCTGACCGTGAGCCCGCCGTACTCCAAGGTGGGGTGGCACGCCTCCGACACCCGGCAGGTGTTCTTGGACGACGTCTACGTCCCGGCCGATCATCTGCTTGGCGACCGGGGCCGCGGTTATGCGAACTTCCTCGCCATCCTCGACGAGGGCCGGATCGCCATCGCCGCGTTGGCTGTCGGTCTTGCCCAGGGATGCCTCGACGAGGCACTCCGGTACGCCGGCGAACGACACGCGTTCGGCCGGCCGATCGGCGCGTTCCAAGCGATCCAGTTCAAACTCGCCGACATGGCGGCCCGGGTGCATACCGCCCGCCTTGCCTACTACGACGCGGCACGCCGCATGCTCGCGGGAAAACCGTTCAAAGACCAGGCGGCGATCGCCAAGCTGTACGCCTCGGACGTCGCGGTGTGCAACGCCCGGGACGCCACCCAGATCTTCGGGGGTGCGGGATTCATCAACGAAACGCCGGTCGCCCGGTTCTGGCGGGACGCAAAGATTCTCGAAATCGGTGAGGGTACCAGCGAGGTGCAGCGCATGGTGATCGCGCGTGGCCTCGGCCTGCCCACGTAG
- a CDS encoding phosphoenolpyruvate carboxylase, with translation MPAVGPIPACRGRIDPDTARADRSSCTSDATLTHVPPTSDAAPPALSIREQARQEMPEQLRRDVRLLGELLGQVLREYGGQQLLDDVEALRRAVIAARTGAGRIEDVEELVARWPLSRAEEVARAFTVYFHLANLAEEHHRVRVLRSRDGLGTAGDSLAASVSEVRALYGEERLAELLAGLRVHPVLTAHPTEARRRAVVSAIARAGEQLDRLDDPRAGESERADARRRLLEEIDILWRTAHLRSTAVDPLDEVRTAMSAFDETLFRVMPALYRGLDHLLLGEESGARRPAAPAFLRLGSWVGGDRDGNPLVTASVTRAAMAIQAEHVLLALERAATRIGRTLTASAETTPPNTALQDALAEARRRLPSVVEELEIRAPGEPHRVYTLYAAARVRARRRGEPTGYRHAGEFLADLRLVQESLVQSGAHRLAFGELQHLIWQVETFGFHLAELEIRQHSAIHAKALADLDSGGPRWEMTDEVLETFRTIRWLQDEYGVDACRRYVISFTRSAEDIAAVYRLADRATDGSPPVLDVVPLFETEEDLRHCVPTLEAALDIPEVRARLAANGRRMEVMLGYSDSAKDVGPVSATLALYDAQQALADFARRHDVQLTLFHGRGGALGRGGGPANRAILSQAPGSVDGRFKVTEQGEVIFARYGNPVIARRHLDQVTAAVLLASTPAVMERVAAAERKYRPVFEAVSRAARTEYRGLVETPGFAEYFAAVSPLPEIGALRIGSRPVRRSAGTDLADLRAIPWNFSWAQTRVNLPGWYGIGSGFAAVGDVDALRAAYAEWPLFTTMVDNVEMSLAKTDRDIAQRHLALGNRPDIADRILAEYDRSVEWVLRVLGTTRLLETHRVLGQAVQLRNPYVDALSHLQLRALAALRRGIPDEAERDRTLRLLLLSINGVAAGLQNTG, from the coding sequence ATGCCGGCGGTCGGACCGATTCCCGCATGCCGCGGGCGGATCGATCCTGATACGGCGCGGGCGGATCGATCCTCTTGCACCTCCGACGCTACGCTTACGCACGTGCCGCCTACCAGCGATGCTGCGCCGCCCGCCCTCTCCATCCGCGAGCAGGCCCGCCAGGAGATGCCGGAGCAGCTGCGGCGCGACGTCCGCCTGCTTGGCGAACTGCTCGGTCAGGTGCTGCGTGAGTACGGGGGCCAACAGCTTCTCGACGACGTGGAAGCGCTGCGGCGTGCGGTGATTGCTGCGCGGACCGGAGCGGGTCGGATCGAGGACGTCGAAGAGTTGGTCGCGCGCTGGCCGCTGTCCCGGGCGGAAGAGGTGGCTCGGGCCTTCACCGTCTACTTCCACTTGGCCAACCTCGCGGAGGAACACCACCGGGTGCGGGTCTTGCGCTCCCGCGATGGTCTGGGCACGGCCGGCGATTCGCTTGCCGCATCGGTCTCCGAGGTACGCGCACTGTACGGCGAGGAGCGGCTTGCGGAACTCCTTGCGGGATTGCGGGTCCATCCCGTGCTGACCGCTCACCCGACCGAGGCGCGGCGGCGTGCGGTCGTCTCAGCCATCGCCCGCGCCGGGGAACAGCTCGACCGGTTGGATGACCCGCGTGCGGGGGAGAGCGAGCGGGCGGATGCCCGCCGGCGGCTTCTCGAGGAAATCGACATTCTCTGGCGGACCGCGCACCTTCGCTCCACCGCGGTGGATCCCCTCGACGAGGTCCGGACCGCGATGTCCGCCTTCGATGAGACGCTGTTCCGGGTGATGCCCGCCCTGTATCGCGGGCTGGACCATCTGCTGCTCGGTGAGGAGTCGGGAGCACGGCGTCCTGCGGCACCGGCGTTTCTGCGGCTGGGCAGTTGGGTGGGCGGTGATCGCGACGGCAATCCGCTGGTCACGGCGTCGGTGACCCGTGCCGCGATGGCGATTCAGGCGGAGCACGTGCTTCTCGCGCTCGAGCGGGCGGCGACACGGATCGGCCGCACCTTGACGGCGTCCGCGGAAACCACGCCGCCGAACACTGCGTTGCAGGACGCGTTGGCGGAAGCACGGCGTCGCCTGCCGTCGGTCGTGGAGGAATTGGAAATCCGGGCGCCCGGTGAGCCGCACCGGGTGTACACCTTGTACGCAGCGGCCCGGGTGCGGGCGCGGCGTCGCGGTGAGCCCACGGGGTACCGGCATGCGGGCGAATTCCTCGCGGATTTGCGGCTGGTGCAAGAGTCCCTGGTCCAAAGCGGCGCCCATCGCCTGGCGTTCGGCGAATTGCAGCACCTCATCTGGCAAGTGGAGACCTTCGGTTTTCACCTTGCCGAGCTGGAAATCCGTCAACACAGCGCAATTCACGCCAAGGCACTGGCCGATCTCGACAGCGGCGGTCCGCGCTGGGAAATGACCGATGAGGTGCTCGAGACATTCCGCACGATACGTTGGCTGCAGGACGAGTACGGCGTGGATGCCTGCCGCCGGTATGTCATTAGTTTCACGCGGTCCGCGGAGGATATCGCCGCCGTGTACCGGCTTGCGGATCGGGCGACCGACGGGTCTCCGCCGGTCCTCGACGTCGTTCCGCTCTTTGAGACCGAGGAGGATTTGCGGCACTGCGTGCCGACGCTCGAGGCGGCGTTGGATATTCCGGAGGTCCGTGCCCGGCTTGCAGCCAACGGCCGCCGGATGGAGGTGATGCTGGGCTATTCAGATTCCGCCAAGGATGTCGGTCCGGTCTCGGCGACGCTTGCGCTGTACGACGCTCAGCAGGCGTTGGCGGATTTCGCGCGCCGGCACGATGTGCAGCTCACGTTGTTCCACGGTCGGGGTGGCGCGCTGGGTCGCGGCGGCGGTCCGGCGAACCGGGCGATTCTCTCTCAGGCCCCCGGTTCGGTCGACGGCCGGTTCAAGGTGACCGAGCAGGGTGAAGTCATCTTTGCCCGGTACGGAAATCCGGTCATTGCGCGTCGCCACCTGGACCAGGTCACCGCGGCGGTGCTCCTGGCGTCAACACCTGCTGTCATGGAGCGGGTCGCAGCCGCGGAGCGGAAATACCGCCCGGTCTTTGAGGCCGTCAGCCGGGCGGCGCGAACCGAATATCGCGGTCTCGTCGAGACACCTGGATTTGCCGAATACTTTGCCGCCGTGTCGCCGTTGCCGGAAATCGGTGCGCTGCGCATCGGGTCTCGTCCGGTCCGGCGATCCGCCGGCACGGATCTGGCGGACTTGCGGGCGATTCCGTGGAATTTCTCCTGGGCGCAGACGAGAGTGAACCTGCCCGGCTGGTACGGAATCGGCAGTGGTTTCGCTGCCGTCGGCGATGTGGACGCCCTTCGCGCGGCGTACGCGGAGTGGCCGCTGTTCACCACCATGGTCGACAATGTCGAGATGTCGCTGGCGAAAACGGATCGCGATATCGCTCAACGCCACCTTGCGTTGGGGAATCGGCCGGACATCGCGGACCGCATCCTTGCCGAATACGACCGGAGCGTCGAATGGGTGCTCCGGGTTCTCGGCACCACCCGATTGCTCGAAACCCACCGCGTGCTCGGCCAGGCGGTGCAGTTGCGCAATCCGTACGTCGACGCTCTCTCCCATTTGCAATTGCGGGCGCTCGCCGCCCTGCGCCGCGGAATTCCGGATGAGGCCGAGCGCGATCGTACGCTGCGCCTTCTGCTTTTGAGCATCAACGGTGTAGCGGCCGGCCTGCAGAATACCGGGTGA
- a CDS encoding GtrA family protein produces the protein MNVIPALYRRFAQLVHEVAKFGVVGLLAFVVDVGLFNVLRGDGGPLHNKVITAKAISTAAAATFAYFANRHWTWRHRARTGIRREYVLFFVFNGIGLAIAEACLAISHYGLGFHSKLADNISANGIGLVLGTLFRFWSYRRWVFLALDEPERSEQAAGAAVV, from the coding sequence GTGAACGTCATCCCCGCCCTCTACCGTCGTTTCGCGCAGCTCGTCCATGAAGTGGCCAAATTCGGCGTCGTCGGGCTGCTCGCCTTCGTCGTGGACGTCGGCTTGTTCAATGTGCTCCGGGGCGACGGCGGTCCGTTGCACAACAAGGTCATCACGGCCAAGGCAATCTCGACGGCGGCGGCGGCAACGTTCGCGTACTTCGCCAACCGCCATTGGACGTGGCGGCATCGGGCCCGCACCGGGATCCGGCGCGAGTACGTGTTGTTCTTCGTGTTCAACGGGATCGGTTTAGCGATCGCCGAAGCCTGCCTGGCTATTTCGCATTACGGGCTCGGTTTTCACAGCAAACTCGCCGACAACATCTCGGCGAACGGAATCGGCCTGGTGCTCGGCACACTCTTCCGGTTCTGGTCGTATCGACGCTGGGTGTTCCTCGCGCTCGACGAACCGGAACGGTCCGAGCAGGCCGCGGGTGCGGCCGTCGTCTGA
- a CDS encoding acyl-CoA carboxylase subunit beta, giving the protein MSESGPVDPRDVRERVLRGGPAKYHEANAARGKLFVRDRIRYLVDPDSFVEDGLFANALAADLPADAVVTGTATIDGRPVALMANDSTVKAGSWGARTVEKIIRIIEYAVRCGLPLVYLVDSAGARIPDQVAMFPGRRGAGHIFYSQVRASGAVPQVCALFGPSAAGGAYIPAFCDLVVMVEGNASMYLGSDRMVEMVTGEKTSLEEMGGARMHCAESGVGHLLVGDEYAALDAVRRYLSYLPSNWREEPPSAPPRDPEPVDLGALVPANERVAFDMKAFIRGLVDAGSFFEIHPLWAREIVVGFARLAGQVIGVVANNPLHKGGVLFVDSADKATRFINLCDAFNVPLLFLADVPGFMVGTAVEKQGIIRHGAKMLTAVAEATVPKFCVVVRKAYGAGLYAMAGPGFAPDATLALPTAKIAVMGAEAAVNAVHARRLAAIADEAERARVAAQLRADYAADIDIVRLASELVVDDIVEPAALRMQLIERLARTRGKNRAFADRRHGVAPV; this is encoded by the coding sequence ATGTCGGAGAGCGGTCCCGTCGACCCGCGCGATGTCCGGGAGCGGGTGCTCCGCGGCGGCCCGGCGAAGTATCACGAGGCGAACGCGGCACGCGGCAAGCTCTTTGTGCGCGACCGGATCCGGTACCTGGTCGATCCGGATTCGTTCGTGGAGGACGGCCTCTTCGCCAATGCGCTGGCGGCCGACCTGCCGGCCGACGCGGTCGTCACCGGGACGGCGACGATTGACGGCCGCCCGGTTGCGTTGATGGCCAACGACTCCACGGTCAAAGCCGGCTCGTGGGGGGCCCGGACCGTCGAGAAAATCATTCGCATCATCGAGTACGCCGTGCGATGCGGGCTGCCGCTGGTCTATCTCGTGGATTCGGCCGGCGCGCGAATTCCCGATCAGGTCGCGATGTTTCCCGGCCGGCGAGGCGCGGGACACATTTTCTATTCGCAAGTGCGCGCGAGCGGGGCGGTGCCGCAGGTCTGTGCGTTGTTCGGGCCGAGCGCAGCCGGCGGCGCGTACATTCCCGCTTTCTGTGATCTGGTCGTGATGGTCGAGGGAAACGCCTCGATGTACCTCGGCTCGGACCGCATGGTGGAGATGGTCACCGGAGAGAAGACCAGCCTCGAGGAAATGGGCGGGGCGCGGATGCACTGCGCGGAGTCCGGCGTCGGACACCTTCTGGTCGGTGACGAATATGCGGCGCTCGACGCCGTCCGGCGTTATTTGTCATACCTGCCGTCGAATTGGCGGGAAGAGCCGCCGTCTGCGCCGCCGCGTGACCCTGAACCGGTCGATCTCGGCGCACTCGTACCGGCGAACGAGCGCGTCGCCTTCGACATGAAGGCGTTCATCCGCGGCCTGGTCGACGCCGGCTCTTTCTTCGAAATTCATCCGCTCTGGGCCCGGGAAATCGTCGTCGGTTTCGCACGGCTCGCCGGTCAGGTGATCGGTGTCGTCGCAAACAATCCGCTGCACAAGGGCGGCGTTCTCTTTGTGGACTCTGCTGACAAGGCGACCCGGTTCATCAACCTCTGCGATGCATTCAACGTACCGTTGCTCTTCCTTGCCGACGTGCCGGGTTTCATGGTCGGCACCGCCGTGGAGAAGCAGGGAATCATCCGGCACGGCGCGAAAATGCTGACGGCGGTCGCCGAAGCGACCGTGCCGAAATTCTGTGTCGTCGTCCGCAAAGCGTACGGCGCCGGGCTGTACGCCATGGCCGGACCCGGCTTCGCACCCGACGCGACGTTGGCTTTGCCTACGGCAAAAATCGCGGTGATGGGCGCGGAGGCGGCGGTGAACGCTGTCCATGCCCGGCGGCTCGCGGCCATCGCGGACGAGGCCGAGCGGGCGCGGGTGGCGGCACAACTTCGCGCCGACTATGCCGCGGATATTGACATCGTCCGGCTCGCATCCGAGTTGGTCGTCGACGACATCGTGGAGCCGGCGGCATTACGAATGCAGCTCATCGAGCGGCTGGCCCGCACCCGCGGCAAGAATCGAGCGTTTGCCGACCGCCGGCACGGCGTCGCCCCGGTGTAG
- a CDS encoding biotin--[acetyl-CoA-carboxylase] ligase: protein MTSLSPAGGESATAGDFRVSDEIPHFSDGIALGFSDEASRFSAEITGGRWAASDPTMFRIVAKPVTASTNDDVAAAARTGEPEGLVVVADYQRAGRGRRGRSWQAPPGTALTFSVLLRPARPLAPRWQIFPLLAGIAVVEGIRDATGITLGLKWPNDVVSRDDAKLGGILVERLPDADDALVVGIGLNVTLGRDQRPTPTATSLALLGAGQTSRGVLLRNILTALENWYRRWCSWAMEKPATGGPGGPTSDADPATRPANPVTGESGGPRPGPSDHVDLDPVLSAYREYSATIGRRVRVELADGTRVVGMATGIDPDGALLVDTDDAGARRVTAGEVVHLR, encoded by the coding sequence GTGACGTCGCTTTCTCCGGCCGGCGGCGAATCCGCTACCGCTGGGGACTTCCGTGTCTCTGACGAGATCCCGCATTTCTCCGACGGCATCGCCTTGGGTTTCTCTGACGAGGCGTCGCGCTTCTCCGCCGAAATAACCGGCGGGCGTTGGGCGGCGTCCGACCCGACGATGTTCCGCATTGTCGCCAAGCCGGTTACCGCGTCCACCAATGACGACGTGGCCGCCGCGGCGCGAACCGGCGAACCGGAAGGCCTGGTCGTCGTCGCTGATTACCAGCGTGCCGGTCGAGGCCGCCGAGGCCGGAGCTGGCAGGCGCCGCCGGGAACGGCGCTCACCTTCTCTGTGCTGCTCCGTCCGGCTCGGCCGCTCGCGCCGCGTTGGCAGATATTTCCGCTGCTCGCCGGGATTGCCGTGGTCGAGGGCATCCGTGACGCGACGGGCATCACGCTCGGGTTGAAATGGCCGAACGACGTGGTGAGCCGGGACGACGCCAAGCTCGGGGGAATTCTTGTCGAGCGGTTGCCGGACGCCGACGATGCGCTCGTTGTTGGTATCGGCCTCAACGTGACGCTCGGACGGGATCAACGGCCCACTCCGACCGCGACGTCGCTTGCCCTGCTCGGAGCCGGGCAGACGTCACGCGGCGTGCTGTTGCGCAACATCCTGACTGCATTGGAGAACTGGTATCGCCGCTGGTGTTCGTGGGCGATGGAGAAACCGGCGACAGGAGGGCCGGGCGGTCCAACGTCGGACGCCGATCCGGCGACCCGGCCTGCCAACCCCGTGACAGGAGAGTCGGGCGGGCCGCGACCAGGTCCCTCCGACCACGTTGACCTCGATCCGGTGCTGAGCGCATACCGGGAGTACTCGGCCACGATCGGCCGACGAGTCCGGGTTGAGCTCGCTGACGGGACGAGGGTGGTTGGTATGGCAACCGGCATCGACCCGGACGGCGCGTTGCTCGTCGATACGGACGACGCTGGGGCTCGCCGGGTGACCGCCGGCGAAGTCGTTCACCTGCGGTGA
- a CDS encoding hydroxymethylglutaryl-CoA lyase produces the protein MPSRVSIREVGPRDGLQSEPPIPTEAKIQLVDALSATGVGRIEVTSFVHPKAVPQLADAEQVWAGIQRRPGVRYSALVANRRGAERALDAGCQELAVVVSASETHNRVNVRRSVEESLADIREIVRFVHGRGGQCHVTISTAWGCPYEGDIDPSRVAAIARRVCDDGADGLSLGDTTGMATPRRVWSLVEALRDAVGDVPLNLHFHDTRGTGLANVLAALQVGVTDFDASIGGLGGCPYAPGAAGNIATDELVAMLDDMGIETGVDLAALLAAAERAEQLLGRTLPSRLLRIGPRTRLVPIETAS, from the coding sequence TTGCCGAGCCGGGTGAGCATTCGCGAGGTCGGCCCGCGCGATGGTCTGCAGAGCGAGCCGCCGATTCCAACCGAGGCGAAAATTCAACTGGTGGACGCCTTGTCGGCGACCGGTGTGGGGCGCATCGAGGTGACGAGCTTCGTGCACCCGAAGGCGGTGCCCCAGCTTGCCGATGCGGAACAGGTGTGGGCCGGCATTCAGCGTCGTCCCGGTGTGCGCTACTCGGCGTTGGTGGCCAACCGTCGCGGCGCGGAGCGGGCGCTTGACGCCGGATGTCAGGAACTCGCTGTCGTCGTTTCCGCATCGGAAACACATAACCGCGTGAATGTACGCCGCAGCGTTGAGGAATCCCTCGCCGACATCCGGGAAATCGTGCGGTTCGTCCACGGCAGGGGCGGCCAGTGCCACGTGACGATTTCCACGGCGTGGGGCTGCCCGTACGAAGGAGACATCGACCCTTCCCGGGTGGCCGCCATTGCCCGCCGGGTCTGTGACGACGGTGCTGACGGCCTGAGTCTGGGGGACACCACGGGAATGGCGACCCCCCGGCGGGTGTGGTCGCTGGTCGAAGCGCTGCGGGACGCCGTCGGTGATGTGCCGCTGAATCTGCATTTCCATGACACCCGAGGCACCGGCCTTGCCAATGTGCTGGCTGCGTTGCAGGTTGGGGTCACCGATTTCGACGCCAGCATCGGCGGGCTCGGTGGATGCCCGTACGCGCCGGGAGCGGCCGGAAACATCGCCACCGATGAGCTGGTCGCCATGCTGGACGACATGGGCATTGAGACCGGCGTCGATCTGGCGGCGTTGCTCGCTGCCGCCGAGCGCGCCGAGCAGCTCCTCGGCCGGACGCTGCCGTCGCGGTTGCTGCGGATCGGCCCGCGTACCCGGCTCGTGCCGATCGAAACCGCGTCGTGA
- a CDS encoding PH domain-containing protein has protein sequence MAVRLLAGEHALLMTRPHWRRLVAPAVTLIVVCALTGFALGSVPSGTAQGPIRWAILGLAGLLAVWRCLVPYARWLAARYVVTSHRIVVRDGLLVRRGTDIPLSRITDVGFRQGPVERLLGTGTLIVESGGARGRLELPDVPEIDTFCSIVHERLVGSAMEFGRGGEPASATEL, from the coding sequence ATGGCGGTCCGGTTGCTCGCCGGAGAGCATGCTCTGCTGATGACGCGGCCGCACTGGCGGCGGCTGGTTGCGCCGGCGGTAACGCTGATTGTGGTCTGCGCACTCACCGGATTCGCCCTCGGTTCGGTGCCCAGCGGAACGGCCCAAGGTCCGATCCGATGGGCGATTCTCGGTCTCGCTGGCCTATTGGCGGTCTGGCGATGCCTTGTGCCGTATGCGCGGTGGCTTGCCGCGCGGTACGTCGTGACAAGCCACCGGATCGTCGTCCGGGACGGGCTACTGGTACGGCGCGGTACCGACATACCGCTGTCCAGGATCACCGATGTGGGATTTCGGCAAGGACCGGTCGAACGGCTGCTCGGCACCGGCACGCTCATTGTCGAATCCGGCGGTGCGCGCGGCCGCCTGGAATTGCCGGATGTTCCGGAGATCGACACGTTCTGTTCGATCGTGCACGAGCGCCTGGTCGGTTCGGCGATGGAATTCGGACGGGGCGGCGAGCCGGCTTCGGCGACGGAACTCTGA
- a CDS encoding enoyl-CoA hydratase-related protein has product MTSTHRAAQPAGDGVRVERPGPHVVQVILDRPQALNALSTELAIQIAGILAGIAGEESTRAVVITSSSPRAFCVGADLKERADFTDAQLLQQRPVIRDLFAAVRQLPMPSIAGVAGYALGGGCELALSCDVIVADESAVFGLPEVGVGLVPGGGGTQLLPRRIGLGRACDLLFTGRRIDAGEAFRLGLVDRLVPVGHAEQAALDLAEAVAANSPVAVRAAKRAVHAAFGVELPTGLEIEDAAWQTAATSADRREGIAAFVEKRKPRWTTS; this is encoded by the coding sequence GTGACCAGTACCCACCGAGCGGCTCAGCCGGCCGGCGATGGTGTGCGGGTGGAGCGACCGGGTCCGCACGTTGTGCAGGTCATTCTCGACCGGCCGCAGGCGTTGAACGCGCTCTCGACGGAATTAGCCATTCAGATCGCCGGCATTCTGGCGGGAATTGCCGGAGAAGAATCGACCCGGGCGGTGGTTATTACGTCCTCGTCGCCGCGCGCGTTCTGCGTCGGGGCGGATCTCAAAGAGCGGGCCGATTTCACCGACGCGCAATTGCTGCAGCAACGACCGGTGATTCGGGATCTGTTCGCTGCGGTACGGCAATTGCCCATGCCGTCGATCGCAGGCGTCGCCGGCTACGCGCTGGGCGGCGGATGTGAGTTGGCCCTGTCGTGCGACGTCATCGTCGCCGACGAGAGCGCGGTTTTCGGCCTGCCGGAAGTCGGTGTGGGTCTTGTGCCCGGCGGCGGCGGTACGCAGTTGCTGCCCCGCCGGATAGGGCTCGGACGCGCCTGCGATCTGCTGTTCACCGGACGGCGGATCGACGCCGGCGAGGCCTTCCGGCTCGGCCTGGTCGATCGGTTGGTTCCGGTCGGGCACGCCGAGCAGGCGGCGCTCGACCTCGCCGAGGCGGTGGCGGCGAATTCGCCGGTTGCGGTGCGGGCGGCCAAGCGGGCAGTCCACGCCGCCTTCGGGGTGGAACTCCCGACCGGACTGGAAATCGAGGACGCTGCCTGGCAGACCGCGGCCACCAGCGCGGACCGCCGGGAAGGAATCGCTGCGTTCGTCGAAAAGAGGAAACCGAGGTGGACGACGTCTTGA
- a CDS encoding PQQ-binding-like beta-propeller repeat protein, producing MAIWPTYHHDTLRSGVLPNAPAISQLRVIARAQLDGAVYGSPIVVRDGQGDLVVVATENNTLYGIRDDGQIAWSRHIGTPVDGSALPCGNIDPSGITGTPVYDPATGLVFAVAFLAGFHHELVAVDAESGRLAWTRPVDPPGSHPEVEQQRGALLIAAGRVWIPYGGLYGDCGPYHGYLVGVPTTTPGGSAVIYQVPSSREAGIWAPPGAAYDGAHLFVAVGNGAQTDPSGPYDMSDSVIELDTAGHVVSYYAPANWADENAADLDLGTTGPLLLPSGQVFVAGKDGKAYLLRAGALGGVGGAVPVLPLCTAFGGAAAAGPFVYVPCTNGVHAVRISGSTMTPVWRAAPPGSPIVVAGTVLSTDRSGTLYGLDASTGAVRWQTALGDSLTRFATPAAATDGYLYVGTEHGMLVIVATR from the coding sequence GTGGCGATCTGGCCGACGTACCACCACGACACCCTCCGCAGCGGGGTGCTGCCGAACGCCCCGGCGATCAGTCAACTGCGGGTTATCGCCCGGGCCCAGCTGGACGGCGCGGTTTACGGCAGCCCGATTGTCGTGCGGGACGGTCAAGGCGATCTCGTCGTCGTCGCCACCGAGAACAACACGCTGTACGGCATTCGCGATGACGGCCAGATCGCGTGGTCCCGGCACATCGGCACGCCGGTCGACGGCAGTGCGCTGCCGTGCGGAAACATCGATCCAAGCGGCATCACGGGCACGCCGGTGTATGACCCGGCCACCGGGCTGGTTTTCGCTGTTGCGTTCCTCGCCGGTTTTCACCACGAGTTGGTTGCCGTCGACGCCGAGTCCGGCCGGCTTGCCTGGACCCGTCCGGTGGATCCGCCCGGCTCCCACCCCGAGGTGGAGCAGCAGCGCGGGGCCCTGCTCATCGCCGCCGGCCGGGTCTGGATTCCGTACGGCGGTCTGTACGGCGACTGCGGGCCGTACCACGGTTATCTCGTCGGCGTACCGACGACGACTCCCGGCGGCAGCGCGGTCATTTACCAAGTGCCGAGCAGCCGCGAAGCCGGAATCTGGGCGCCGCCGGGTGCAGCGTACGACGGCGCCCACCTGTTCGTCGCCGTCGGCAATGGCGCGCAGACCGACCCGAGCGGGCCGTACGACATGAGTGATTCGGTCATCGAATTGGACACCGCCGGGCACGTGGTCTCCTACTACGCGCCGGCGAATTGGGCCGACGAGAACGCCGCGGATCTCGACCTCGGCACCACCGGACCGCTGCTGCTGCCCAGTGGGCAGGTTTTCGTTGCGGGAAAGGACGGAAAGGCGTACCTCCTGCGAGCCGGTGCGCTCGGCGGGGTCGGCGGCGCGGTCCCCGTGCTGCCCCTGTGCACCGCATTCGGCGGGGCGGCCGCCGCCGGCCCCTTCGTGTACGTGCCATGCACGAACGGCGTGCACGCGGTGCGGATTTCCGGATCGACGATGACGCCGGTGTGGCGCGCCGCACCGCCGGGTTCACCGATCGTGGTGGCAGGCACGGTGCTCTCCACCGACCGGTCGGGGACGCTGTATGGTCTGGACGCCTCAACCGGAGCGGTCCGCTGGCAGACCGCTCTCGGCGACTCCCTGACCCGGTTCGCCACCCCCGCCGCGGCAACCGACGGCTACCTGTACGTCGGCACCGAGCACGGCATGCTCGTCATCGTCGCCACCCGCTGA